One genomic region from Populus nigra chromosome 8, ddPopNigr1.1, whole genome shotgun sequence encodes:
- the LOC133700668 gene encoding U1 small nuclear ribonucleoprotein C, whose translation MPRYYCDYCDTYLTHDSPSVRKQHNAGYKHKANVRIYYQQFEEQQTQSIIDQRIKEHLGQTAAFQQVGAAYNQHLMVQRPRLPVLPTPVMPIGGNNAPLFPGMRPPVLPRPMPGAPGYMNPPMMPPMMAPPGAPSLPGQMNGVPRPPTMIAQPNVPGSTAAPTPSGPPSMGPPVTYQANQAATTSGGFDSFNVNAAAPEANH comes from the exons ATGCCCCG GTATTACTGTGATTATTGTGACACTTACTTGACTCATGATTCT CCATCTGTTAGAAAACAGCACAATGCCGGTTATAAACACAAG GCAAACGTGAGGATCTATTATCAGCAGTTTGAGGAGCAGCAAACCCAAAGTATAATTGACCAAAGAATAAAGGAACATCTTGGCCAAACTGCAGCTTTTCAACAGGTTGGTGCCGCATACAATCAGCATCTAATGGTCCAGAGACCCCGGCTTCCTGTTCTTCCAACTCCTGTGATGCCAATTGGTGGAAATAACGCCCCATTATTCCCTGGGATGAGGCCTCCTGTTTTGCCTAGACCAATGCCTGGTGCTCCAG GTTATATGAACCCTCCTATGATGCCCCCAATGATGGCACCCCCTGGTGCTCCTTCCTTACCTGGTCAAATGAATGGCGTTCCAAGGCCTCCTACAATGATTGCACAACCAAATGTTCCTGGGAGTACTGCAGCACCTACTCCTAGCGGTCCCCCATCTATGGGTCCACCTGTTACTTACCAAGCAAATCAAGCAGCAACAACAAGTGGAGGCTTTGACAGCTTCAATGTGAATGCCGCAGCCCCTGAAGCCAATCATTAG
- the LOC133701306 gene encoding pentatricopeptide repeat-containing protein At2g15690, mitochondrial-like has translation MASSMAIRLSQPPQMLHPLFSKVRSLRHFSFSNKTLILAKPLTTSALPNDHQRFYPNDASQWNSRTLTHPPSPPPHQSSPQPAHYNHNQPIQNQQYPPPNQQNYPNQGYAYPDQGGYPQQQHQYPNPNQRDQNYPQYQNPGQFNPDVRGDYGQPGSPNRWDNRNQGYPQQKKTDQWASRVVPESRRQDLNVNFSASANANAPATAPRYPNPNQRYQNYPQYTNPNERDQNHPQYQNPGQFSPDVRGDYGQPGSPNRWDNRNQGYPQQRNTDQWASRVGSESRRQDVNVNFSANANDPAPATAPPPSVYDLERLCQEGKVKQAIELMDNGVKADANCFYSLFEMCSKHEDAKKVHDYFLQSTFRGDVKLNNNVIKMYGKCGSMADARRVFDHMPERNMDSWHLMINEYANNDLGDEGLELFEQMKKLGLEPTGETFHAVLSACASAEAVEEGFLYFEEMSREFGISPTLEHYLRIIDVLGKSAYLNEAVEYIEKLPFEPTVEIWEALRKYARSHGDIDLEDHSEELIVSLDSSKAVANKIPTPPPKKYNLISMLEGKNRVAEFRNPTFYKDDEKLKELREMKTGGYVPDTRYVLHDIDQEAKEQALLYHSERLAIAYGLISTPARMPLRIIKNLRVCGDCHNAIKIMSKIVGRELIVRDNKRFHHFKDGKCSCGDYW, from the coding sequence ATGGCGTCTTCCATGGCAATCCGTCTTTCACAGCCTCCACAAATGCTTCATCCACTCTTCTCCAAGGTACGCTCTCTTCGACACTTTTCTTTCAGTAACAAAACCCTAATCCTCGCTAAACCCCTCACTACTTCAGCATTACCAAATGACCATCAAAGATTTTATCCCAATGATGCTTCCCAATGGAACTCGAGAACCCTGACACaccctccttctcctcctcctcaccAGTCCTCCCCACAACCTGCTCACTACAATCACAATCAACCCATCCAAAATCAGCAATACCCTCCTCCAAACCAACAAAATTATCCTAATCAGGGTTATGCCTATCCTGACCAAGGAGGATATCCTCAACAACAACACCAGTATCCAAACCCTAATCAACGGGATCAAAATTATCCCCAGTACCAAAACCCTGGTCAGTTTAACCCTGATGTCCGCGGGGATTATGGGCAACCCGGAAGCCCAAATCGATGGGACAACCGAAATCAGGGATACCCGCAACAGAAAAAAACTGATCAGTGGGCCTCACGTGTGGTTCCGGAGAGTCGAAGACAGGATTTGAATGTTAATTTTAGTGCTAGTGCTAATGCTAATGCTCCAGCTACTGCTCCCCGGTATCCAAACCCTAATCAACGGTATCAAAATTACCCCCAGTATACAAACCCTAATGAACGGGATCAAAATCATCCCCAGTACCAAAACCCTGGTCAGTTTAGCCCTGATGTCCGGGGGGATTATGGGCAACCCGGAAGCCCAAATCGATGGGACAACCGAAATCAGGGATATCCGCAACAGAGAAACACTGATCAGTGGGCCTCACGTGTGGGCTCGGAGAGTCGAAGACAGGATGTGAATGTTAATTTTAGTGCCAATGCTAATGATCCAGCTCCAGCTACTGCTCCGCCTCCTTCGGTTTATGACTTGGAGCGTTTGTGTCAGGAGGGTAAGGTTAAGCAAGCTATCGAGTTGATGGATAATGGGGTTAAAGCCGATGCTAATTGTTTCTATAGTTTGTTTGAGATGTGCTCAAAACATGAGGATGCCAAGAAGgtccatgattattttttgcAGTCGACCTTTAGGGGCGATGTTAAGTTGAACAATAATGTGATTAAGATGTATGGGAAATGTGGAAGTATGGCAGATGCGAGGAGAGTTTTTGATCATATGCCTGAGAGGAATATGGATTCATGGCATTTGATGATAAATGAATATGCCAATAATGACCTGGGAGATGAGGGATTGGAGCTGTTTGAGCAGATGAAGAAGTTGGGCTTGGAACCCACTGGGGAAACATTTCATGCTGTTTTGTCTGCCTGTGCAAGTGCCGAGGCAGTCGAGGAagggtttttatattttgaggaAATGAGCAGGGAGTTTGGCATTAGTCCAACCCTTGAGCATTATTTGAGGATTATAGATGTTCTTGGAAAGTCTGCATATCTTAATGAAGCTGTGGAGTATATTGAGAAACTTCCATTTGAACCCACAGTGGAAATTTGGGAGGCATTGAGGAAGTATGCTAGAAGTCATGGAGACATTGATCTCGAAGACCACTCTGAGGAATTGATCGTTTCTCTTGATTCATCAAAGGCTGTTGCTAATAAAATCCCAACTCCACCACCGAAGAAGTATAATCTGATTAGCATGCTTGAAGGAAAGAATAGAGTAGCTGAGTTTAGGAATCCTACATTTTACAAGGATGATGAGAAATTAAAGGAATTGCGTGAGATGAAAACAGGTGGCTATGTTCCTGATACTAGATATGTTCTTCATGACATTGATCAGGAGGCCAAAGAGCAAGCCTTGCTGTATCACAGTGAGCGGTTGGCAATTGCATATGGTCTTATTAGCACCCCAGCTAGGATGCCCTTGAGGATAATCAAGAATCTCCGTGTGTGTGGGGACTGTCACAATGCCATCAAGATCATGTCAAAGATTGTTGGGAGGGAGTTAATAGTTAGGGACAACAAAAGGTTTCATCATTTCAAGGATGGCAAGTGTTCTTGTGGAGATTATTGGTGA